Proteins from a genomic interval of Fusarium oxysporum Fo47 chromosome I, complete sequence:
- a CDS encoding alkaline-phosphatase-like protein — protein MAPDLNSLPPSNGESMAAPQLSSESETPNILFIMADQLAAPQLKMYNPNSQIKTPNLDRLASTAVQFDSAYCPSPLCAPSRMSLISGQLPMKIGAYDNAAQIGSDVPTYAHYLRSKGYHTALAGKMHFIGDQLHGYEQRLTSDIYPGDFGWAVNWDEPDTRLEWYHNASSILQAGPCGRSNQLDYDEEVMFKSTQYLWDHVREGPKKRPFALTVSLTHPHDPYTITKKYWNLYEDVDIALPEVKMNKEDLDAHSQRLLKVCDLWDQDFSEEQIKRAKRAYYGSVSYVDDCIGRLLETLEDAGLAENTIVIFSGDHGDMLGERGLWYKMSYFESSVRVPMLINYPKRFTPHRVTQNVSTLDLLPTICDLVGTKPSPYLPMDGISMLPHLEGREGHDTVIAEYTGEGTVRPMMMIRRGDWKYITCPADEPQLYNLARDPKELDNLARFRKIAPQTPEQEEAREVFHKFEAEAHARWDFDEITEKVLLSQRTRRVVWDALKEGEFTSWDFNPDDDGRKKYIRSTIPLDDLERRARYPFVDANGYESKAVSHVRNS, from the exons ATGGCTCCCGATCTCAactccctccctccctctaATGGAGAGAGCATGGCTGCTCCTCAGCTCTCTTCAGAGTCGGAGACACCCAACATCCTCTTTATCATGGCCGATCAACTGGCTGCTCCTCAACTCAAGATGTACAACCCCAACTCTCAGATCAAGACACCAAACCTCGACCGTCTTGCTTCAACTGCTGTCCAGTTCGACTCTGCTTACTGCCCCTCACCACTCTGCGCTCCCTCGCGCATGAGTTTGATCAGTGGCCAACTACCTATGAAGATTGGTGCTTACGACAACGCTGCCCAGATTGGCTCTGATGTGCCAACTTATGCCCACTACCTCCGTTCCAAGGGTTACCACACTGCTCTTGCTGGAAAGATGCACTTCATCGGTGACCAACTTCACGGTTACGAACAGCGACTTACCAGTGATATCTACCCCGGTGACTTTGGTTGGGCTGTGAACTGGGATGAGCCTGACACCCGCCTTGAGTGGTACCACAACGCCAGCTCCATTCTCCAAGCTGGTCCCTGTGGCCGAAGCAACCAGCTCGACTACGATGAGGAGGTCATGTTCAAGAGCACTCAATACCTTTGGGATCACGTTCGAGAGGGACCTAAGAAGCGACCTTTCGCACTGACTGTTTCGCTTACTCACCCACACGACCCTTACACTATCACCAAGAAGTACTGGAACCTGTATGAGGATGTCGACATCGCCCTACCtgaggtgaagatgaacaaGGAAGACCTTGATGCCCACAGCCAACGCCTTCTGAAGGTCTGCGACCTTTGGGACCAGGACTTTTCAGAGGAGCAGATCAAGCGCGCCAAGCGAGCTTACTACGGCTCAGTGAGCTATGTTGACGACTGCATCGGTCGCCTTCTTGAGACACTCGAGGATGCGGGTCTGGCCGAGAACACCATTGTCATCTTCAGCGGCGACCACGGCGACATGCTGGGTGAGCGTGGACTCTGGTACAAGATGAGCTACTTCGAGTCATCTGTTCGAGTTCCCATGTTGATCAACTACCCCAAGCGATTCACTCCCCACCGCGTCACTCAAAACGTTTCAACTCTCGATCTTCTACCAACGATCTGCGACTTGGTTGGCACTAAGCCATCACCCTACTTGCCAATGGATGGAATCAGCATGCTACCGCATCTCGAAGGCCGCGAAGGCCACGACACTGTTATCGCAGAGTACACTGGTGAAGGTACTGTTCGCCCTATGATGATGATCCGACGAGGCGATTGGAAGTACATCACCTGCCCAGCTGATGAGCCTCAGCTTTACAACCTTGCACGCGACCCTAAGGAATTGGACAACCTCGCCCGTTTCAGAAAGATTGCACCACAAACACCCGAGCAGGAGGAAGCCAGGGAAGTCTTCCACAAGTTCGAGGCCGAGGCCCATGCTCGCTGGGACTTTGATGAAATCACCGAGAAGGTTCTTCTATCTCAACGCACACGACGAGTTGTGTGGGACGCTCTCAAGGAGGGTGAGTTCACTAGCTGGGACTTCAACcccgatgatgatggcagGAAGAA GTACATCCGCTCCACCATCCctcttgatgatctggaacGCCGAGCTCGTTATCCATTTGTCGATGCCAATGGATACGAGAGCAAGGCTGTATCCCATGTTCGCAACAGCTAA
- a CDS encoding mediator of RNA polymerase II transcription complex subunit 8-domain-containing protein, producing MATLNLDDDELKALEQTLSKVAQLSSSVQSFRQDLLKSNPLPPPKSIQASAKILQKNLKSLLESTNENADLFNRMAIRPSTNYPGRTQENVLLQLLRKKLEPDVEEFVSQGLETARLATPEGLESLEQIWRELRSWLSDRVIHFISTENSDPYTAEERANGVKNVRTGLRRPIDDDEEEEDEEEGDEEEDDEEPEKPEIPEVKVRGAEPETLLWFAARGDFEVPRNVEYERKVDVYKGLQGINIPPSDQQQQPQQGFVPS from the exons ATGGCCACTCTTAATCtggatgacgatgagctCAAAGCTCTTGAACAGACACTGAGCAAGGTAGCTCAGCTGTCCAGCAGTGTGCAGAGCTTCAGGCAGGATCTACTGAAGAGCAATCCTCTGCCACCTCC AAAATCAATTCAAGCTTCAGCCAAAATTCTTCAAAAGAATCTCAAGTCGCTTCTAGAGAGCACGAACGAAAATGCAGACCTCTTCAATCGCATGGCCATCCGTCCATCGACGAATTACCCTGGCCGAACCCAAGAAAACGTACTTCTCCAACTCCTGCGCAAGAAACTCGAGCCCGACGTCGAAGAATTCGTCAGTCAGGGTCTCGAAACAGCACGACTCGCTACACCCGAGGGTCTGGAATCTCTAGAACAAATCTGGCGCGAATTGCGAAGTTGGCTCTCGGATCGGGTAATTCACTTCATATCGACCGAAAACAGCGATCCCTATACGGCGGAAGAACGTGCAAATGGAGTTAAAAACGTACGCACTGGTCTACGAAGGCCTAtagatgacgatgaagaagaagaggacgaggaggaaggcgacgaagaggaagatgatgaggagccAGAGAAACCAGAGATCCCGGAAGTCAAGGTGCGAGGAGCGGAACCAGAGACATTGCTTTGGTTTGCGGCACGGGGAGACTTTGAAGTGCCGCGCAACGTTGAGTATGAGCGCAAAGTGGATGTCTACAAGGGACTTCAAGGTATCAACATACCACCCAGtgaccaacagcaacaacctCAGCAAGGGTTTGTTCCTTCATGA
- a CDS encoding Mss4-like protein, translating to MEARCQCGSVTFKTPLPQPLALYICHCDACRRQTGSAFGTSAIFPRFELPDTDLLSVYSRPTASGHQLYCYFCRKCGTRLIHSTPSKNVISVKGGCLDGLDWKRAIHIWTKTAMVPIPEGSETHSEESGYTDYGSTQEELDQPGDLVGSSGCNMPVSQRVSSSAGVNSDDNMSG from the exons ATGGAGGCCAGGTGTCAATGTGGTTCAGTGACCTTCAAGACTCCCCTCCCTCAGCCTCTGGCGCTCTACATTTGCCACTGCGATGCTTGTAGACGACAAACAGGTTCAGCGTTTGGCACTTCTGCCATCTTTCCTCGATTTGAGTTGCCTGACACGGATCTACTGAGCGTTTACAG TCGACCTACAGCCTCAGGACATCAACTTTACTG CTACTTCTGTCGCAAATGCGGAACTCGTCTCATTCACTCAACGCCT TCAAAAAACGTCATCTCCGTGAAAGGAGGATGTCTTGATGGCCTGGACTGGAAGCGAGCGATTCATATCTGGACCAAGACGGCCATGGTTCCTATTCCCGAAGGTTCTGAAACGCACTCTGAAGAGTCCGGCTATACGGACTATGGATCAACTCAGGAGGAGCTGGATCAGCCTGGTGATCTTGTTGGAAGCTCGGGTTGTAACATGCCTGTTAGTCAACGGGTCTCGAGCTCTGCTGGGGTGAATAGTGATGATAACATGAGTGGATGA
- a CDS encoding RNase P subunit p30-domain-containing protein — MLYDLNIAWSPTTKDEQLLQTLTRASTLGYSTVALNHTLTLPLPANNTAPFPTIEPKPGSKLPNILHRATLPLSDPSANNYRIPSLISTYDIIAARPLTDKAFQNACLTLDVPIISLDLTQDLPFHLKPKPCMAAINRGIRFEVCYGQVINGDDRGRPRFISNLQSLIRATRGRGVMISSEAKNALSLRAPADVINMLNFMGGLSNEKGFQGFGEVPRSVVVNEGIKRNGFKGVINIVEVAEKEKGAEKNEDGKKAKGKGQNQNQKRKTGEEDTQQISKRQAKKMKLATRSAASEKE, encoded by the coding sequence ATGCTTTACGATCTGAATATCGCCTGGTCACCAACGACCAAAGATGAACAGCTTCTCCAAACACTCACTCGCGCATCGACACTCGGGTACTCAACCGTCGCGCTGAACCACACGCTCACGCTACCGCTTCCCGCCAACAACACCGCGCCGTTCCCAACGATAGAACCCAAGCCAGGCTCCAAGCTTCCAAATATCCTCCACCGCGCGACTCTTCCTCTCTCAGACCCTTCAGCAAACAACTACCGCATCCCATCGCTCATCTCAACATACGACATCATCGCGGCCCGTCCACTGACGGATAAGGCTTTTCAGAATGCTTGTCTCACGCTCGACGTACCCATCATATCACTCGACTTGACGCAGGACTTGCCATTTCATCTTAAGCCGAAACCATGCATGGCTGCTATTAACCGTGGCATCCGCTTTGAGGTCTGCTACGGCCAAGTAATCAATGGCGATGACCGAGGGCGCCCAAGGTTTATCTCAAACTTGCAAAGTCTCATCCGGGCGACACGCGGCAGGGGCGTCATGATTAGCAGCGAAGCCAAGAATGCGCTATCTTTACGAGCGCCTGCCGATGTGATAAACATGCTCAATTTTATGGGAGGGTTAAGCAATGAGAAAGGCTTTCAAGGTTTTGGTGAAGTGCCTCGATCTGTTGTGGTGAATGAGGGCATCAAGAGGAATGGTTTCAAGGGTGTTATCAACATCGTTGAAGTGGCCGAGAAAGAAAAGGGCGCGGAAAAAAATGAGGACGGAAAAAAAGCAAAGGGCAAGGGCCAGAATCAGAATCAAAAGCGAAAGACTGGCGAGGAGGATACACAGCAGATCAGTAAAcggcaggccaagaagatgaagctggcCACGAGGAGTGCAGCAAGTGAGAAGGAATAA
- a CDS encoding DAHP synthetase, which produces MASSSSAGWEPSSWRSKPIKQSPNYPDAEPLAKAVEELTQLPPLVHPNEIIALKAHLRDVAQGNAFLLQGGDCAELFDYCRQGPIESKIKLLLQMSVVLIWGTNKRVVRIGRMAGQYAKPRSSPTEMVDGKEVPSFKGDIINGFRLEDREIDPNRLVKAYHHSAATLNYIRAALASGIADLHRPLDWGLGHVRDPELKEKYSAIASSIQQTLRFLQVINARPGELDSVELFTSHEGLLLDYEQSLTRLLEKPTARTSSPTPAADDGEKKEYYDTSAHFIWIGDRTRQIDHAHVEFFRGIANPIGIKVGPTTPASDLLSLLRTLNPSREPGKITLITRYGAAKVRDLLPTHIRAVEDSEYRRTVVWQCDPMHGNTLSTPTGIKTRRFGDIYRELEETLRIHKEEGSNLGGMHLELTGDAVTECLGGSEGLDEDDLSTNYTSFCDPRLNEKQALELAFLVADHFSRENKARSA; this is translated from the coding sequence atggcttcatcttcctctgcCGGCTGGGAACCCTCTTCCTGGCGCTCAAAGCCCATCAAGCAATCGCCCAATTACCCTGACGCAGAGCCTCTCgccaaggctgttgaggaaCTCACgcaacttcctcctctggTCCATCCCAATGAGATCATTGCCCTCAAAGCTCATCTTCGCGATGTCGCACAAGGAAATGCCTTCCTTCTCCAAGGTGGCGATTGTGCTGAGCTCTTTGATTATTGTCGCCAGGGCCCTATTGAGAGTAAAATCAAATTGTTACTGCAAATGAGTGTTGTTCTCATTTGGGGAACAAACAAGAGAGTTGTGCGAATTGGTCGAATGGCTGGGCAGTATGCGAAGCCGCGTTCTAGTCCTACTGAGATGGTCGATGGAAAGGAAGTCCCTAGCTTCAAGGGCGATATCATCAATGGCTTCCGTCTTGAAGATCGAGAGATCGATCCTAACCGCCTTGTGAAAGCCTATCACCACTCTGCTGCCACTCTGAACTACATTCGCGCTGCTCTCGCCTCTGGCATCGCTGATCTTCATCGACCTCTTGACTGGGGCCTCGGACATGTGAGAGACCcggagctcaaggagaagtaCTCAGCTATTGCCTCGAGTATTCAACAGACCCTGCGCTTCCTGCAGGTCATCAATGCTCGTCCCGGAGAACTCGATTCCGTCGAGCTTTTCACCAGTCATgaaggtcttcttctcgactaTGAGCAGTCTTTGACTCGTTTGCTTGAGAAGCCTACTGCCAGAACCTCAAGCCCTACTCCTGCAGCTGACGAcggcgagaagaaggagtACTATGATACCTCTGCGCATTTCATCTGGATTGGTGACCGTACTCGCCAGATCGATCATGCCCACGTTGAGTTCTTCCGTGGAATTGCCAACCCAATTGGTATCAAAGTCGGTCCTACAACACCAGCCTCAGaccttctttctctccttcgCACGTTGAACCCCTCTCGCGAGCCTGGCAAgatcaccctcatcactcgTTACGGTGCTGCCAAGGTGCGCGATCTCCTCCCCACGCATATTCGCGCGGTTGAGGACTCCGAGTACCGTCGTACGGTTGTCTGGCAATGTGACCCCATGCACGGCAACACACTATCCACACCCACAGGCATCAAGACACGTCGTTTCGGCGATATCTACCGTGAGCTTGAGGAGACACTACGCATTCACAAAGAGGAGGGTAGCAACCTTGGTGGTATGCACCTTGAGCTCACTGGTGATGCTGTTACAGAGTGTTTGGGTGGCAGTGAGGGAttggatgaggatgatttGTCGACAAACTACACTAGTTTCTGTGACCCAAGACTCAACGAGAAGCAGGCTCTCGAGTTGGCCTTCCTGGTTGCGGATCATTTCTCTAGGGAGAACAAGGCACGATCGGCCTGA
- a CDS encoding glucose-6-phosphate 1-epimerase: MVDRPNKPSALASTPAAPPQPAVDITHDNSRVKAVLPTGESVEVLLHGATVISWKDASGAEKLWVSESAALDGSAPVRGGIPIVFPVFGTAPDHEPVAKLPQHGFARNSRWEFLGKSTSEGSSSSVKLDFGLSSESISDDFKALWPYKFALIYSVSLDPESLNTTIVVTNDGDTAFDFQTLLHTYFKISDISSAEITGLEDSVYFSKVSSSEATQSGAITFSAETDSVYTPAKGPSHPVVISESGTPRFRIVRDNLDQVVVWNPWVDKSAGIKDFTPKDGWKNMLCVEPGSVKGWQKLEKGDAFEAAQTITLV, encoded by the exons ATGGTCGACCGTCCAAACAAGCCCTCGGCGCTCGCCTCTACCCCCGCGGCCCCTCCTCAACCCGCCGTCGACATCACTCACGATAACTCCCGCGTCAAGGCCGTTCTTCCCACCGGCGAGAGCGTAGAGGTCCTCCTCCACGGCGCTACTGTCATCAGCTGGAAGGATGCTTCAGGAGCTGAGAAGCTCTGGGTCAGCGAGTCTGCTGCTCTCGATGGAAGTGCTCCTGTTCGAGGAGGTATTCCCATCGTCTTCCCG GTCTTTGGTACTGCCCCCGACCACGAACCCGTAGCCAAGCTTCCCCAGCACGGTTTTGCTCGTAACTCACGATGGGAGTTCCTTGGAAAGTCTACCAGCGAGGGCTCTAGCTCCAGCGTGAAGCTCGACTTTGGTCTCTCCTCTGAGAGCATCAGCGACGACTTCAAGGCTCTCTGGCCCTACAAGTTTGCTCTTATCTACAGTGTCTCTCTTGATCCTGAAAGTCTCAACACTACTATTGTTGTTACCAACGATGGTGACACTGCTTTCGACTTCCAGACTCTTCTTCACACTTACTTTAAGATCAGC GATATCTCTTCCGCAGAGATCACCGGTCTCGAGGACTCCGTCTACTTCTCCAAGGTCTCCAGCTCAGAGGCGACCCAATCCGGCGCCATCACTTTCTCTGCCGAAACCGACTCCGTCTACACCCCCGCCAAGGGTCCCTCTCACCCGGTCGTCATCTCCGAGTCTGGTACTCCTCGTTTCCGTATCGTCCGTGACAATCTAGACCAGGTTGTCGTCTGGAACCCCTGGGTCGACAAGTCAGCCGGCATCAAGGACTTTACTCCCAAGGACGGCTGGAAGAACATGCTCTGTGTTGAGCCCGGTTCTGTCAAGGGATGGcagaagctggagaaggGCGATGCCTTCGAGGCGGCGCAGACTATCACTCTGGTTTGA
- a CDS encoding general substrate transporter, with amino-acid sequence MLKKYFGLRGQALNYAISTIAGTDFLLFGYDQGVMGGILTMAPFMEQFPDMHSDDPTVSAAVRKDRSNYQGIAVSSYNLGCFFGAIATIFLGNKLGRRKMIMLGTTIMVVGAALQASAFTLEHFIIGRIITGLGNGGNTSTVPMWQSETCSAHKRGKLVMIEGALITLGITISYWVDYGMYFAQDTSACWRFPMAFQIVFCLIIMAFVMNLPESPRWLVLKGRDEDAKEVIAAIANQDVQSKYVDNEFKAIKETAAEMSKGSFSDLFSRNHNKNLHRTLIAYINQMFQQISGINLITYYAATIYAGLGMTGHMPLLMAALNGTEYFLASLPAIWLVERVGRRKLMLFGAAGQCASMAILAGVGSSDAKACQIVGIVFLFVFNSFFAVGWLGMTWLYPAEITPLRIRAPANALSTSSNWIFNWLVVMITPPAFENIGSNTYVIFAVINAIMVPSVYFFFPETAYRSLEEMDTIFQKVGHGFQGALDVVKQAKIEPRRYDNNGNLLIAIEEVEEKGHVEHRSGSSSGQSGEGNNAAMFTSHDEENQRRET; translated from the exons atgctcAAGAAATACTTTGGCCTTCGAGGCCAGGCCCTCAACTATGCCATCAGTACCATTGCCGGAACCGATTTCCTGCTCTTTGGTTATG ACCAAGGTGTTATGGGTGGTATCTTGACAATGGCACCCTTCATGGAGCAATTCCCCGACATGCACAGCGATGATCCTACAGTATCTGCGGCTGTTCGAAAGGACCGCTCTAACTATCAAGGCATCGCTGTTTCGTCTTACAACCTGGGCTGCTTCTTTGGCGCCATTGCTACCATCTTTCTTGGAAACAAGCTCGGCCGCAGGAAAATGATTATGCTCGGCACCACAATCATGGTTGTTGGTGCTGCTCTTCAGGCTTCTGCGTTCACTCTGGAACACTTCATCATCGGACGAATCATCACTGGTCTTGGTAACGGCGGCAACACATCTACTGTTCCTATGTGGCAATCAGAAACCTGCTCCGCCCATAAACGTGGTAAACTGGTAATGATCGAGGGTGCGCTCATCACACTCGGCATTACCATCTCGTACTGGGTTGACTACGGCATGTACTTTGCGCAAGACACATCTGCCTGCTGGCGCTTCCCAATGGCATTCCAGATCGTCTTCTGTCTAATCATCATGGCCTTTGTTATGAACCTTCCAGAATCTCCCCGCTGGCTTGTGCTCAAGGGACgtgatgaagatgcaaaGGAAGTTATTGCTGCCATTGCCAACCAGGATGTCCAGAGCAAGTATGTGGACAACGAGttcaaggccatcaaggagaCTGCTGCAGAGATGAGTAAGGGATCATTCTCGGACTTGTTCTCTCGAAACCACAACAAGAACCTTCACCGTACTCTCATCGCTTACATCAACCAAATGTTCCAACAG ATCTCTGGTATCAACTTGATTACTTACTATGCTGCTACCATCTATGCTGGACTTGGTATGACTGGTCATATGCCTCTGCTCATGGCCGCTCTGAACGGTACCGAATATTTCTTGGCCTCACTCCCTGCTATCTGGCTGGTTGAGCGAGTTGGTCGTCGAAAGCTGATGCTCTTTGGCGCAGCAGGCCAGTGTGCATCCATGGCCATTCTCGCCGGTGTTGGCTCCAGCGATGCGAAGGCTTGTCAGATTGTTGGAATTGTCTTCCTGTTTGTCTTCAACTCATTCTTCGCCGTTGGCTGGCTTGGCATGACTTGGTTGTACCCTGCTGAGATCACACCTCTTCGAATCCGTGCGCCTGCCAACGCTCTATCGACATCAAGTAACTGGATCTTCAACTGGCTGGTGGTTATGATTACCCCTCCAGCATTTGAGAATATTGGATCCAACACATATGTCATCTTTGCTgtcatcaacgccatcatGGTTCCTTCGGtctatttcttcttccctgAGACTGCATACCGATCTCTGGAAGAAATGGATACTATCTTCCAGAAGGTGGGGCATGGTTTCCAAGGCGCACTCGATGTGGTCAAGCAGGCCAAGATTGAACCTCGACGATACGATAACAATGGAAACCTTCTCATTGCCattgaagaggttgaagagaagggaCATGTTGAGCATCGAAGTGGAAGCTCAAGTGGACAGAGTGGCGAAGGTAACAACGCTGCCATGTTTACTTCACATGACGAAGAGAACCAGCGCCGAGAGACCTAA